Proteins encoded in a region of the Drosophila sechellia strain sech25 chromosome 2L, ASM438219v1, whole genome shotgun sequence genome:
- the LOC6613278 gene encoding uncharacterized protein LOC6613278, protein MDGGKAVLHSSDLPYEYIYDDEKHVSNMPDSKLSVRNILESAYASAEDKMITKKLSRCIPPYPHAVRVKNGVRVYEYSETRKQSYKSSLWKEAYNILHQRLDIAEPIAAKAHVRTQIHPCLHRIAGLLDPETCIKCPRCHKSILSTKVLKS, encoded by the exons ATGGACGGGGGCAAAGCAGTTTTGCATAGTTCTGATCTACCATACGAATATATATACGACGACGAAAAACACGTTTCAAACATGCCGGACTCCAAATTAAGTGTACGAAATATTTTGGAATCAGCTTACGCTTCTGCTGAAGACAAAATGATAACTAAAAAACTTTCGCGCTGCATTCCGCCGTATCCGCATGCTGTTCGAGTGAAAAATGGCGTTCGTGTTTATGAATACAGTGAAACCAGAAAACAGAGTTACAAATCAAGTTTATGGAAGGAGGCCTACAAT ATACTGCACCAGCGGTTGGATATTGCCGAGCCAATCGCAGCAAAGGCACACGTGAGAACGCAGATACATCCGTGTCTGCACAGGATCGCAGGTCTTCTAGATCCGGAAACTTGCATCAAGTGTCCGCGGTGTCATAAGTCCATTTTGTCCACCAAAGTTCTAAAAAGCTAG
- the LOC6613280 gene encoding accessory gland protein Acp29AB, whose protein sequence is MLRLSAVILNVLLVSHGSLAGTATIESQPKDMEAQCNGYCFSTLRPVMQYVAVHQDKWNTCTEIIANETVKDQNQLSVQLDALKADVSNIKASQLSKDDKLDRIEREQLAMQESLKTINRDLTGKLDRTKSQLEAIKSTMESMKAQMDGYLSAINEVQSTLDKKCLQPGFEKIGDRYFHIEEDVELNWLDAQASCRRMGGHLASIKNKQEFDAIVEKLDSSKKYFLGINDRTKIGDFVSAVSGKRCLYLKWSPGEPDHSNDRERCVSIARSHMYVSNCTYQKRFICQLDAS, encoded by the coding sequence atgtTGAGATTGTCAGCCGTAATTCTGAACGTACTTCTTGTTAGCCATGGATCCTTGGCAGGAACCGCTACAATTGAAAGTCAACCAAAGGACATGGAAGCTCAATGCAACGGATACTGCTTCTCGACCCTGAGGCCAGTTATGCAGTATGTTGCTGTCCACCAGGACAAATGGAATACTTGTACGGAAATCATAGCGAACGAAACCGTCAAGGATCAGAACCAGTTGAGTGTCCAGCTGGATGCCTTAAAAGCAGACGTTTCCAACATAAAGGCATCGCAGCTATCAAAGGATGATAAGCTGGACAGGATAGAGCGAGAGCAGTTAGCCATGCAGGAATCTTTGAAGACCATAAATCGGGATCTTACTGGGAAACTGGACAGAACGAAGTCGCAGCTTGAGGCGATCAAGAGTACAATGGAATCTATGAAGGCCCAAATGGATGGCTATCTCTCAGCCATAAATGAAGTTCAATCTACTTTGGATAAGAAATGCCTACAGCCAGGATTTGAGAAGATAGGCGATAGATATTTTCACATCGAAGAAGATGTTGAGCTAAATTGGCTGGATGCTCAGGCCAGCTGTCGTCGAATGGGAGGTCACCTAGCctctataaaaaataaacaggaGTTTGATGCAATCGTAGAAAAGCTCGATAGTTCGAAGAAATACTTCCTGGGCATCAACGATCGCACAAAAATCGGTGACTTTGTGTCTGCAGTCTCCGGAAAACGTTGTTTGTATCTCAAGTGGAGTCCTGGTGAACCCGATCACTCTAACGACCGAGAGCGATGCGTTTCAATCGCGCGAAGCCACATGTATGTGAGCAATTGTACTTATCAAAAAAGATTCATATGCCAGTTAGATGCCAGttaa
- the LOC6613279 gene encoding glycerophosphocholine phosphodiesterase GPCPD1 isoform X2 produces MKRRHIQVKVTPMNLSIPSAGCDTMLPSSPMEDSLSNDTHDTKENGGESSTAFAFSEVVTLSADECEIRSQEQFGTGCGPTDLVIFHLTVGDFENTAYLIDLYSYSSRVAREDGPPNHLGYHYVLPNLFKRSEGNLELPITCAKGHRPLGMMRLGYLIVKPSSLCALMDMSVSYARYWNNKWTGLDVGHRGSGTSFKAKDAVIRENTITSLKNAAEHGADMVEFDVQLSKDLVPVVYHDFMIYVSLKSKCSMQEHDFLALPMRELSLEQLKKLKVYHIAEGLSRETRSFHNDDCLEHQPFPQLCDVLDALDVHVGFNIEIKWSQRLEDGKMEEEFEHVVDRNLYIDCILDVILRKAGNRRIVLSCFDPDICTILRFKQNRYPVMFLTLGRTTKYQKYMDPRGNSMELAVWHAVAMEFLGVVAHTEDLLRDPSQVNLAKERGLVLFCWGDDNNSKDTIKLLKELGLHAIIYDKMDVLTTKEVKQSVFHLQAKDSQKELLKLQALEMGHVWHTSADGNEEQQA; encoded by the exons ATGAAACGAAGGCATATTCAGGTCAAAGTGACGCCCATGAACCTGAGTATCCCCAGTGCCGGCTGTGATACCATGCTGCCCTCATCTCCCATGGAGGATTCCTTGTCGAACGACACCCATGATACCAAGGAGAACGGAGGTGAATCCTCCACAGCCTTTGCCTTTAGCGAGGTCGTCACCTTGAGTGCCGACGAGTGCGAGATCAGAAGTCAAGAGCAGTTCGGCACCGGCTGTGGACCCACCGATTTGGTTATATTCCACCTGACCGTTGGAGACTTCGAGAACACGGCCTACCTGATTGATTTGTACAGCTACAGCTCCCGGGTGGCCAGGGAAGATGGTCCACCGAACCACTTGGGCTATCATTATGTGTTGCCCAATCTTTTTAAGCGTTCTGAAGGCAACTTGGAGCTGCCCATAACCTGTGCCAAGGGCCATCGACCTCTGGGAATGATGCGTCTTGGTTATCTTATCGTGAAGCCCTCATCGCTGTGTGCTCTGATGGACATGAGTGTCAGCTATGCCCGATACTGGAACAACAAGTGGACGGGACTGGATGTGGGCCATCGTGGTTCCGGAACCAGTTTCAAGGCCAAGGACGCTGTGATTCGGGAGAACACCATTACTTCTTTGAAGAATGCCGCAGAGCATGGTGCCGACATGGTGGAGTTCGATGTCCAACTTAGCAAAGATCTGGTGCCGGTGGTGTATCACGACTTCATGATCTATGTTTCACTAAAGTCCAAGTGCAGCATGCAGGAGCACGATTTCCTCGCTCTACCGATGAGGGAGTTGTCCCTGGAGCAGTTGAAGAAATTGAAAGTCTATCACATTGCTGAGGGTCTGTCCAGGGAGACACGTTCGTTTCACAACGATGATTGTTTAGAGCACCAGCCGTTTCCGCAGCTATGCGACGTCCTGGATGCCCTAGATGTCCATGTGGGTTTCAACATAGAAATTAAGTGGTCTCAGAGGCTAGAGGACGGCAAAATGGAGGAGGAATTCGAGCATGTGGTGGACAGAAATCTCTATATCGATTGCATATTGGATGTCATCCTACGAAAGGCAGGGAATCGCAGGATTGTACTCAGTTGTTTCGATCCGGATATCTGCACCATTCTGAGATTCAAGCAAAATCGATACCCTGTCATGTTCCTAACTCTCGGCAGGACGACGAAATACCAGAAGTATATGGACCCCAGGGGCAACTCCATGGAGCTGGCCGTGTGGCACGCGGTGGCCATGGAGTTCCTGGGTGTTGTGGCACACACGGAGGACCTGCTGCGAGATCCCAGTCAG GTGAATCTGGCCAAGGAGCGTGGATTGGTGCTGTTTTGCTGGGGCGACGACAACAACTCCAAGGATACCATCAAGCTGTTGAAGGAACTCGGCCTGCACGCCATCATCTACGACAAAATGGATGTCCTGACCACCAAGGAGGTCAAG CAAAGTGTGTTCCACCTTCAGGCCAAGGACAGCCAAAAGGAACTGCTCAAGTTGCAGGCCCTGGAAATGGGGCATGTGTGGCACACCTCTGCCGACGGAAACGAGGAGCAGCAGGCATAG
- the LOC6613279 gene encoding glycerophosphocholine phosphodiesterase GPCPD1 isoform X1, producing MHNWLASHDGDEDAMAAPSSCPASSENGSRLESRRIFGDITTNRLWTFRVLMNQDLASNEQLAIVGNCEALGNWQHSGAAILSKNEENDEYSNLWTGEIYIPRHCDTEYRYMVCAVDPGTEQLIVRRWETQLQPRIVKELDEQPAKNQSDIFGSFNGQEKVDRGWLTKETLVQLKFFYAPFTFKQRMKRRHIQVKVTPMNLSIPSAGCDTMLPSSPMEDSLSNDTHDTKENGGESSTAFAFSEVVTLSADECEIRSQEQFGTGCGPTDLVIFHLTVGDFENTAYLIDLYSYSSRVAREDGPPNHLGYHYVLPNLFKRSEGNLELPITCAKGHRPLGMMRLGYLIVKPSSLCALMDMSVSYARYWNNKWTGLDVGHRGSGTSFKAKDAVIRENTITSLKNAAEHGADMVEFDVQLSKDLVPVVYHDFMIYVSLKSKCSMQEHDFLALPMRELSLEQLKKLKVYHIAEGLSRETRSFHNDDCLEHQPFPQLCDVLDALDVHVGFNIEIKWSQRLEDGKMEEEFEHVVDRNLYIDCILDVILRKAGNRRIVLSCFDPDICTILRFKQNRYPVMFLTLGRTTKYQKYMDPRGNSMELAVWHAVAMEFLGVVAHTEDLLRDPSQVNLAKERGLVLFCWGDDNNSKDTIKLLKELGLHAIIYDKMDVLTTKEVKQSVFHLQAKDSQKELLKLQALEMGHVWHTSADGNEEQQA from the exons ATGCACAACTGGCTGGCCTCACATGACGGCGATGAGGATGCGATGGCTGCGCCATCATCCTGTCCTGCGTCCTCCGAAAACGGCAGTCGATTGGAGTCCCGCCGGATCTTTGGCGACATTACCACCAACAGACTGTGGACCTTTCGGGTGCTGATGAACCAGGATCTGGCGTCCAACGAGCAGTTGGCCATAGTGGGTAATTGCGAGGCGCTGGGCAACTGGCAGCACTCGGGAGCGGCTATTTTGTCGAAAAATGAGGAGAACGATGAGTATAGCAATCTGTGGACAGGAGAGATCTATATTCCGCGTCATTGTGACACGGAATATCGCTATATGGTCTGTGCCGTCGATCCCGGCACGGAGCAGCTGATTGTGCGCCGTTGGGAAACGCAATTACAG CCCAGAATAGTTAAGGAGCTGGATGAGCAGCCTGCCAAGAATCAGAGTGACATATTTGGCTCGTTCAATGGCCAGGAGAAGGTGGATCGGGGCTGGCTGACCAAGGAGACCCTGGTGCAGCTGAAGTTCTTTTATGCTCCGTTCACGTTTAAGCAGCGCATGAAACGAAGGCATATTCAGGTCAAAGTGACGCCCATGAACCTGAGTATCCCCAGTGCCGGCTGTGATACCATGCTGCCCTCATCTCCCATGGAGGATTCCTTGTCGAACGACACCCATGATACCAAGGAGAACGGAGGTGAATCCTCCACAGCCTTTGCCTTTAGCGAGGTCGTCACCTTGAGTGCCGACGAGTGCGAGATCAGAAGTCAAGAGCAGTTCGGCACCGGCTGTGGACCCACCGATTTGGTTATATTCCACCTGACCGTTGGAGACTTCGAGAACACGGCCTACCTGATTGATTTGTACAGCTACAGCTCCCGGGTGGCCAGGGAAGATGGTCCACCGAACCACTTGGGCTATCATTATGTGTTGCCCAATCTTTTTAAGCGTTCTGAAGGCAACTTGGAGCTGCCCATAACCTGTGCCAAGGGCCATCGACCTCTGGGAATGATGCGTCTTGGTTATCTTATCGTGAAGCCCTCATCGCTGTGTGCTCTGATGGACATGAGTGTCAGCTATGCCCGATACTGGAACAACAAGTGGACGGGACTGGATGTGGGCCATCGTGGTTCCGGAACCAGTTTCAAGGCCAAGGACGCTGTGATTCGGGAGAACACCATTACTTCTTTGAAGAATGCCGCAGAGCATGGTGCCGACATGGTGGAGTTCGATGTCCAACTTAGCAAAGATCTGGTGCCGGTGGTGTATCACGACTTCATGATCTATGTTTCACTAAAGTCCAAGTGCAGCATGCAGGAGCACGATTTCCTCGCTCTACCGATGAGGGAGTTGTCCCTGGAGCAGTTGAAGAAATTGAAAGTCTATCACATTGCTGAGGGTCTGTCCAGGGAGACACGTTCGTTTCACAACGATGATTGTTTAGAGCACCAGCCGTTTCCGCAGCTATGCGACGTCCTGGATGCCCTAGATGTCCATGTGGGTTTCAACATAGAAATTAAGTGGTCTCAGAGGCTAGAGGACGGCAAAATGGAGGAGGAATTCGAGCATGTGGTGGACAGAAATCTCTATATCGATTGCATATTGGATGTCATCCTACGAAAGGCAGGGAATCGCAGGATTGTACTCAGTTGTTTCGATCCGGATATCTGCACCATTCTGAGATTCAAGCAAAATCGATACCCTGTCATGTTCCTAACTCTCGGCAGGACGACGAAATACCAGAAGTATATGGACCCCAGGGGCAACTCCATGGAGCTGGCCGTGTGGCACGCGGTGGCCATGGAGTTCCTGGGTGTTGTGGCACACACGGAGGACCTGCTGCGAGATCCCAGTCAG GTGAATCTGGCCAAGGAGCGTGGATTGGTGCTGTTTTGCTGGGGCGACGACAACAACTCCAAGGATACCATCAAGCTGTTGAAGGAACTCGGCCTGCACGCCATCATCTACGACAAAATGGATGTCCTGACCACCAAGGAGGTCAAG CAAAGTGTGTTCCACCTTCAGGCCAAGGACAGCCAAAAGGAACTGCTCAAGTTGCAGGCCCTGGAAATGGGGCATGTGTGGCACACCTCTGCCGACGGAAACGAGGAGCAGCAGGCATAG